The following are encoded in a window of Perca flavescens isolate YP-PL-M2 chromosome 24, PFLA_1.0, whole genome shotgun sequence genomic DNA:
- the ndfip2 gene encoding NEDD4 family-interacting protein 2, which produces MDPASRYQVLDNEDDSSEASTSEQQPCTSATAQAGRSSQDQNQNQNGPAPAAAAAAEEASGSGTQGEAEAPPPPYASIDLGATAAAPETSYRGDFPVPPPYSVATSLPTYDEAEKAKAAAMATSTVEVMPRAEEFPPRDDFSDADQLRVGNDGIFMLAFFMAFLFNWIGFCLSFCLTNTIAGRYGAICGFGLSLIKWILIVRFSDYFTGYFNGQYWLWWIFLLLGLLLFFRGFVNYLKVRNMSENMATSHRTRLFFLY; this is translated from the exons ATGGACCCAGCAAGCCGATACCAAGTG CTGGACAATGAGGATGACTCTTCGGAGGCCTCAACCAGTGAGCAGCAGCCTTGCACTTCTGCCACAGCCCAGGCTGGTAGGTCCAGccaggaccagaaccagaaccagaacggCCCGGCGCCTGCCGCCGCCGCAGCAGCAGAGGAAGCGTCGGGATCGGGGACTCAGGGGGAGGCGGAGGCACCTCCACCCCCTTACGCCTCCATTGACCTGGGAGCAACCGCTGCAGCACCTG AGACTAGTTACCGTGGTGACTTCCCAGTGCCTCCGCCTTACAGCGTTGCCACATCCCTGCCCACATATGACGAAGCGGAGAAGGCCAAAGCGGCCGCCATGGCTACCTCCACTGTGGAGGTGATGCCACGG gcTGAGGAATTCCCTCCCAGAGATGATTTCAGTGACGCCGATCAGCTTCGAGTTGGGAACGATGGAATCTTCATGTTGGCCTTTTTCA TGGCCTTCCTGTTCAACTGGATCGGCTTCTGCCTTTCCTTCTGTCTGACCAATACCATCGCAGGACGCTACGGAGCCATCTGCGGATTCGGCCTTTCCCTCATTAAGTGGATTCTCATTGTCAGG TTCTCCGACTACTTCACTGGCTACTTTAATGGTCAGTACTGGCTCTGGTGGATCTTCCTGTTGCTCG GTCTCCTGCTGTTCTTCAGGGGTTTCGTTAACTATCTTAAAGTCCGCAACATGTCAGAGAATATGGCCACCTCTCATAGAACACGCCTCTTCTTCCTCTACTAA